A part of Streptomyces sp. NBC_01210 genomic DNA contains:
- the dapA gene encoding 4-hydroxy-tetrahydrodipicolinate synthase: MRVQRPFGRVVVAMVSPFTRDGALDLDGAGRLATHLVDRHGVDGIVVNGTTGESSTMRGAEKRHLLRAVVEAVGDRAIVTAGVGSSDTTHTVRSAQKAERAGAQGLLVVTPYFSRPPQTALVRHLSTVADACGLPVMLYDIPARTGVELRRDTLLQLAEHPRIVAVKDCAYNLGKSAAVIASTPLRYYSGADELNLPLAAVGAVGCVSAVGNVAGHAVRAVLDAYESGRPAKAAELHQRLLPLIEAMMGGESPGAVTAKALLNHQGLPGGTVRAPLQDAAHDLTAQLIAALEQASSLWAADDVSAGSPS, from the coding sequence ATCAGAGTTCAGCGTCCGTTCGGCCGGGTCGTGGTCGCGATGGTCAGCCCCTTCACACGCGACGGCGCCCTGGACCTGGACGGTGCAGGCCGCCTCGCCACCCACCTTGTGGACCGTCATGGCGTCGACGGAATCGTGGTCAACGGCACCACGGGGGAGTCGTCGACCATGCGAGGCGCGGAGAAGAGGCACCTGCTGCGGGCGGTTGTGGAAGCAGTCGGTGATCGGGCGATCGTCACCGCAGGGGTTGGCAGTAGCGACACCACCCATACCGTCCGTTCGGCGCAAAAGGCCGAACGGGCCGGCGCTCAGGGCCTGCTGGTCGTCACCCCGTACTTCAGCCGGCCCCCGCAAACTGCTCTGGTACGGCATCTGAGCACGGTCGCCGATGCCTGCGGGCTGCCCGTCATGCTCTACGACATCCCCGCCCGGACCGGGGTCGAGCTGCGCCGGGACACGCTGCTGCAGCTCGCCGAGCACCCGCGGATCGTGGCGGTGAAGGACTGCGCATACAACCTGGGCAAGAGCGCCGCAGTGATCGCCTCGACCCCGCTTCGCTACTACTCGGGGGCCGATGAGCTGAACCTTCCACTCGCCGCCGTCGGGGCCGTGGGCTGTGTCAGCGCCGTCGGCAATGTGGCCGGGCACGCTGTGCGGGCGGTTCTGGACGCCTATGAGAGCGGTCGGCCTGCCAAGGCTGCGGAACTGCACCAACGGTTGCTGCCACTGATCGAGGCGATGATGGGGGGCGAATCCCCCGGGGCCGTGACGGCCAAGGCCCTGCTGAACCACCAGGGCCTGCCCGGAGGGACCGTACGCGCCCCCCTGCAGGACGCCGCCCACGACCTGACCGCACAGCTGATCGCCGCGCTGGAGCAGGCGAGCAGCCTGTGGGCCGCCGATGACGTGAGCGCCGGTTCGCCCTCATAG
- a CDS encoding aldehyde dehydrogenase family protein, whose product MSRLPMWAGQARLDSAYADADCGTPSAAVKVDPDHMRQQRQRTGIRPGYGIHSGNVARRRTRSRKRPYPPMPARRHALPPLRIRSYSEGLWRGFTSSPLVRVVPRQRLVKAGKYIAQEGRPMVNPVAEFIRPRHLLNFIGGQWTSSESGQTRPNINPADADDVIGNFAESGGVDTDRAVDAAALALPAWQALGPIRRASCLTAAGRLLEQRAELFAQAITREQGKLLSEARGEVGRAVAVLEFTAGEARRLNGVTTPAEEDRTWAITFRRPIGVVGLVFPWNFPLAIPMWKVAPALLSGCTAVLKPSPFTPLTSALLVDLFQDAGVPAGVLNLVQGDAAAGEEALVAHPLVAGISFTGSPGVGAAIHRGGAHRLLRTQLELGGKNAVPVLDDADLDKAVEAVLKGAFGQAGQPCSATSRVVVDVRVKEEFLSRLVPRASALRVGPGTDPLSQICPVVNTDRMDACLDAISKGQDQGGKVLSGGGRITVGLPDGCYVAPTVISDVAWDSELAQEEVFGPVLSVIEADGFEDALRIANSVRYGMSGTVFTASQTRAFEAVDRLEAGMLHVNRPGVGAYAHLPHVGARRPSMGRLSAHRRCGTSTPSGARPASPTSHRQGIRHEPPGLCATPARTCAPAQWFVIPDPTTPPATRENLQ is encoded by the coding sequence ATGAGCCGACTACCCATGTGGGCAGGGCAGGCCAGACTGGACAGCGCGTATGCCGACGCGGACTGCGGCACGCCTTCCGCGGCTGTGAAGGTCGATCCCGACCACATGCGGCAACAGCGGCAACGGACGGGGATTCGCCCTGGCTATGGCATCCATAGCGGGAACGTGGCCCGCAGACGGACACGCAGTCGCAAGAGGCCGTATCCCCCGATGCCGGCTCGAAGGCATGCGCTGCCGCCGCTACGCATCAGGTCGTATAGCGAAGGGTTATGGAGGGGATTTACAAGTAGCCCCCTGGTGCGTGTTGTGCCACGTCAAAGGCTCGTCAAGGCTGGCAAGTACATCGCACAGGAAGGCCGACCCATGGTGAATCCCGTAGCTGAATTCATTCGGCCCCGGCACCTGCTCAACTTTATTGGCGGCCAGTGGACATCGTCCGAGAGCGGGCAGACTCGGCCGAATATCAATCCTGCTGACGCCGACGATGTGATCGGCAACTTCGCAGAGTCCGGCGGGGTGGACACCGACCGTGCGGTGGATGCGGCGGCCTTGGCACTGCCTGCATGGCAGGCTCTCGGCCCCATCCGGCGGGCCAGCTGTCTCACCGCAGCAGGCCGGCTGCTGGAGCAGCGTGCGGAGCTGTTTGCCCAGGCGATCACCCGGGAGCAGGGAAAGCTGCTGTCTGAGGCACGTGGCGAGGTGGGGCGGGCCGTCGCCGTCCTGGAATTCACCGCAGGGGAGGCCCGCCGCCTGAACGGCGTGACGACCCCCGCCGAGGAAGACCGCACCTGGGCGATCACTTTCCGCCGCCCCATCGGCGTGGTGGGACTGGTCTTCCCCTGGAACTTCCCGCTCGCCATTCCCATGTGGAAGGTCGCCCCGGCGCTGCTGTCCGGTTGCACCGCCGTCCTCAAGCCGTCCCCTTTCACTCCTTTGACCTCGGCGCTGTTGGTGGATCTGTTCCAGGACGCCGGGGTTCCCGCTGGAGTGCTCAACCTTGTCCAAGGGGATGCCGCGGCGGGGGAGGAGGCCCTGGTCGCGCATCCGCTCGTGGCCGGAATCAGCTTCACCGGATCCCCCGGGGTCGGTGCCGCGATCCACCGCGGCGGCGCCCACCGGCTGCTGCGCACCCAGCTCGAACTCGGCGGCAAGAACGCGGTCCCTGTCCTGGACGACGCCGACCTCGACAAGGCCGTGGAGGCTGTGCTCAAGGGGGCATTCGGGCAGGCCGGGCAGCCGTGCAGTGCCACCTCCCGGGTCGTGGTCGACGTCCGGGTCAAGGAGGAGTTCCTGAGCCGGCTCGTGCCACGGGCCTCTGCTCTGCGCGTCGGGCCGGGGACCGATCCGCTGTCCCAGATCTGCCCGGTGGTCAACACCGACCGGATGGACGCCTGCCTGGACGCGATCAGCAAGGGGCAGGACCAGGGAGGCAAGGTGCTGTCCGGCGGAGGCCGGATCACCGTAGGCCTCCCCGATGGCTGCTACGTCGCGCCGACCGTCATCAGCGATGTCGCCTGGGACTCGGAGCTCGCCCAGGAAGAGGTGTTCGGCCCCGTCCTCAGCGTGATCGAGGCCGATGGATTCGAGGACGCGCTGCGCATCGCGAACTCAGTGCGCTACGGCATGTCAGGAACGGTCTTCACCGCCTCCCAGACCCGCGCCTTCGAAGCCGTCGACCGGCTCGAGGCAGGCATGCTCCACGTGAACCGCCCAGGAGTCGGTGCCTACGCCCACCTGCCGCATGTCGGCGCAAGGCGTCCCAGTATGGGCCGCCTGAGTGCTCACCGCAGGTGTGGGACTTCTACACCGAGTGGCGCTCGGCCTGCCTCGCCTACTAGCCATCGCCAGGGGATTCGGCACGAGCCACCGGGGTTGTGTGCGACGCCCGCCCGAACCTGTGCTCCGGCTCAGTGGTTCGTCATACCGGATCCGACTACCCCGCCTGCGACAAGGGAGAACCTCCAGTGA
- a CDS encoding alkaline phosphatase family protein, with the protein MQHAVMLMQENRSIDHYFGTLKGVRGFQRPKAIQNEDGMPVWYQKCKDHPDGHGEQRRHGVRHHRDQQLRSLIAADIHPRPRGSDDDFWNVEPAHHWYDLTATANTDNGFPRRFAGHMETGRSSYSDPRM; encoded by the coding sequence GTGCAGCACGCCGTGATGCTCATGCAAGAGAACCGGTCCATCGACCACTACTTCGGGACGCTGAAGGGCGTGCGCGGGTTTCAACGACCCAAGGCAATCCAGAACGAAGACGGCATGCCGGTCTGGTACCAGAAATGCAAAGACCACCCGGACGGACATGGAGAACAACGGCGACACGGAGTGCGTCATCACCGTGACCAACAGCTACGCAGCCTCATCGCCGCGGACATACACCCTCGGCCCCGGGGGAGCGACGACGACTTCTGGAACGTGGAACCCGCTCACCACTGGTACGACTTGACCGCCACCGCTAACACCGACAACGGATTCCCGCGCCGTTTCGCCGGCCATATGGAGACCGGCCGCTCCAGCTACAGCGACCCCCGCATGTAG
- the melC1 gene encoding apotyrosinase chaperone MelC1, translating to MPEITRRRALGALAGAAAALTVAGTAAAAVRPEPAATAPSAFDEVYQGRRIHGAPSHGGGHHGGGHGSGYAVRIDGEELHVMQNADDTWISVVNHYEPLATPRAVARAAVLELQGAELVPLAVA from the coding sequence ATGCCTGAAATCACCCGCCGCCGCGCGCTCGGCGCCCTCGCCGGCGCCGCCGCCGCGCTGACGGTAGCGGGCACAGCCGCCGCTGCCGTACGGCCGGAGCCGGCCGCCACCGCTCCTTCGGCGTTCGACGAGGTCTACCAGGGCCGCCGAATACACGGCGCGCCGTCGCACGGAGGCGGACATCACGGAGGCGGACACGGCAGCGGCTATGCCGTGCGCATCGACGGAGAGGAACTGCACGTTATGCAGAACGCCGACGACACCTGGATCAGCGTTGTCAACCACTACGAGCCCCTCGCCACGCCCCGCGCCGTGGCCCGCGCCGCCGTGCTGGAGCTGCAGGGCGCAGAACTCGTCCCCCTTGCCGTCGCCTGA
- the melC2 gene encoding tyrosinase MelC2, with protein sequence MTVRKNQSQLSATEKRRFVNALLELKRSNRYDTFVTTHNAFIMSDTDSGRRVGHRSPSFLPWHRRFLIEFEQALQSVDPSVALPYWDWTKDRTAASSIWAADFLGGTGRSRDEQVMDGRFAFSSGNWPVTVNTDTRGFLRRNLGGAGRLPTQADVDAALDITTYDTSPWNSASAGSFRNTLEGWRGRSGLHNSVHVWVGGQMTSGVSPNDPVFWLHHAFIDKLWAQWQARHPRSGYLPAVRTPDVVDLRGTMRPWNDVTPADMLDHTRYYTFDTTA encoded by the coding sequence ATGACCGTACGCAAGAATCAGTCCCAGCTTTCCGCCACCGAGAAGAGGCGGTTCGTCAACGCCCTGCTGGAGCTGAAGCGATCCAATCGGTACGACACCTTCGTCACCACCCACAACGCTTTCATCATGAGCGACACCGACAGCGGTCGCCGCGTCGGGCATCGTTCGCCCTCCTTCCTGCCCTGGCACCGCAGGTTCCTCATAGAGTTCGAGCAGGCCCTCCAGTCCGTCGATCCGTCCGTGGCGCTCCCATACTGGGACTGGACGAAGGACCGGACCGCTGCTTCATCGATCTGGGCAGCCGACTTTCTCGGCGGTACCGGCCGTAGCCGGGACGAGCAGGTGATGGACGGGCGGTTCGCCTTCTCCTCCGGCAATTGGCCGGTGACTGTGAACACAGATACGCGTGGTTTCCTGCGCCGAAACCTTGGTGGTGCAGGGCGGTTGCCGACACAAGCCGATGTCGATGCGGCGCTTGACATCACTACGTACGACACCTCGCCGTGGAACAGTGCTTCCGCGGGTTCCTTCCGTAATACCCTGGAGGGTTGGCGCGGCCGCAGTGGCCTCCACAACTCGGTTCATGTGTGGGTTGGTGGGCAGATGACCAGTGGGGTTTCTCCGAACGACCCGGTGTTCTGGCTCCATCACGCCTTCATCGACAAGCTCTGGGCCCAGTGGCAAGCCCGCCACCCCCGTTCGGGCTATCTTCCGGCCGTCAGGACCCCCGATGTCGTCGATCTGCGCGGAACCATGAGGCCGTGGAACGACGTCACTCCGGCGGACATGCTCGACCACACCCGCTACTACACCTTCGACACAACCGCATAG
- a CDS encoding LysR family transcriptional regulator translates to MALDLHRLWIFMQVVEHHGFSAAAQKLYMSQPSVSNQVRRLEESLRTTLIDRSGARVRPTPEGELLDAYGKRVFLLAEEAVAAVQQLSGLTTGRLVVGGSTSVGTYLLPELMARFRSLHPGIDGHLFVGNNEAVQEQLLKGAIGVAVVAGVPREPRLMAEHVLEERMVVIAPPGHRLARKGPISPDQLAGELIVLREPGSQTRELQERALHAWGIAPASQCDAWGPEALKRCVVAGLGISLISEHAVVDEIRFGTLALLELTEPPAPRAISLVRRRDRLSSAAEKAFVDLLRERGVWPGDALSRASGSR, encoded by the coding sequence GTGGCACTCGACTTGCACCGGCTGTGGATCTTTATGCAGGTGGTGGAGCACCATGGCTTCTCCGCTGCCGCGCAGAAGCTGTACATGAGCCAGCCCTCCGTCTCCAATCAGGTGAGGAGGCTGGAGGAGTCGCTCCGGACCACCTTGATCGATCGCTCCGGAGCGCGGGTTCGGCCCACCCCCGAGGGAGAACTGCTGGATGCCTACGGCAAGCGGGTCTTCCTGCTCGCCGAAGAGGCTGTGGCCGCAGTCCAGCAGTTGAGCGGACTCACCACGGGTCGTTTGGTGGTGGGAGGCTCCACGTCTGTGGGTACGTACCTGTTGCCGGAGCTGATGGCCCGCTTCCGCTCCCTCCATCCCGGAATCGATGGCCACCTCTTCGTCGGGAACAATGAAGCCGTTCAGGAACAACTGCTGAAGGGGGCCATCGGCGTCGCCGTGGTTGCGGGGGTGCCTCGCGAGCCGCGTCTGATGGCAGAGCATGTGCTGGAGGAGCGGATGGTCGTCATCGCTCCCCCTGGCCACCGGCTGGCGCGCAAAGGGCCGATCAGCCCCGATCAGCTGGCCGGGGAGCTGATAGTGCTGCGCGAGCCGGGCTCCCAGACCCGCGAGCTCCAGGAAAGGGCCTTGCATGCCTGGGGTATCGCCCCAGCCTCGCAATGTGACGCGTGGGGACCGGAGGCGCTGAAGCGGTGCGTGGTGGCCGGCCTTGGGATCTCCCTCATCTCTGAGCACGCGGTAGTAGACGAGATCCGCTTCGGTACCTTGGCGTTGCTGGAATTGACCGAGCCGCCGGCGCCGCGAGCAATCAGTCTTGTGCGGAGACGTGACCGACTGTCCTCGGCCGCAGAGAAGGCGTTTGTCGACCTTCTTCGCGAGCGGGGCGTCTGGCCTGGTGACGCCTTGTCTCGCGCGTCGGGCTCACGGTAA
- the phnA gene encoding phosphonoacetate hydrolase, whose product MSSKQKNGVRYDRVEVNSRTYPWPTSPVVVICVDGSEPAYHERAIADGRMPFLEQMLERGSDLRADCVMPSFTNPNNLSIATGVPPAVHGICGNYFYDADADAEVMMNDPELLRAPTLFSEFSARGASVTVITAKDKLRRLLGRGLKGICFSAEKSDQLTVEDHGIDKVLERVGMDLPSVYSAELSELVLAAGVDVLERDRPELMYLSLTDYIQHKHAPGSKTANDFYAMMDGYLAQLDALGAVVVVTADHGMNAKSAADGSPQVIFLQTVLDGLTAGPLGTSTSRVVLPITDPYTVHHGALGSYATLHLPKGTDVDGVAAELRTLDGIEEVIGREDACRRFELPADRIGELVVIAERNTALGTSPDRHDVSGFTEPLRSHGGLTEQRVPFLVNRKITELPAGHRLRNFDAYWVATALASGQQPPN is encoded by the coding sequence ATGTCGAGCAAGCAAAAGAACGGCGTTAGGTACGACCGTGTCGAAGTCAACAGTCGTACCTACCCGTGGCCCACGAGCCCGGTTGTAGTGATCTGCGTGGACGGCAGCGAGCCTGCTTACCACGAACGAGCCATCGCGGACGGCCGCATGCCGTTCCTGGAGCAGATGCTGGAGCGGGGAAGCGATCTCCGGGCGGATTGTGTGATGCCCTCCTTCACCAATCCGAACAATCTTTCGATCGCTACGGGCGTTCCGCCGGCCGTGCACGGCATCTGCGGCAACTACTTCTACGATGCCGATGCCGACGCCGAGGTCATGATGAACGACCCCGAGCTGCTGCGCGCCCCGACACTGTTCTCGGAGTTCTCAGCCCGAGGCGCGTCGGTCACAGTGATCACCGCCAAGGACAAGCTCCGCAGGCTCCTCGGCCGCGGTCTCAAGGGGATCTGCTTCTCGGCAGAGAAGTCCGATCAGCTCACTGTCGAGGACCACGGCATCGACAAGGTGCTGGAGCGCGTGGGCATGGACCTGCCATCGGTCTACAGCGCAGAGCTGAGCGAACTTGTCCTCGCTGCCGGGGTCGACGTGCTGGAACGCGACCGGCCGGAGCTGATGTACCTGTCCCTGACTGATTACATCCAGCACAAGCACGCGCCCGGCTCCAAGACCGCGAACGACTTCTACGCCATGATGGACGGCTACCTCGCCCAACTCGACGCTCTCGGCGCGGTCGTCGTCGTCACCGCGGACCACGGCATGAACGCCAAGAGCGCCGCGGACGGCTCCCCACAGGTGATCTTCCTTCAGACGGTCCTCGACGGCCTCACCGCAGGCCCGCTCGGCACCTCCACGTCACGGGTGGTCCTGCCCATCACGGACCCCTACACAGTGCACCACGGGGCCCTTGGTTCCTATGCGACCCTCCACCTCCCCAAGGGCACCGACGTCGACGGGGTGGCTGCCGAGCTGCGAACCCTGGACGGTATCGAAGAAGTGATCGGCAGAGAGGACGCGTGCCGCCGGTTCGAGCTGCCGGCCGACCGCATCGGCGAGCTGGTCGTCATCGCGGAACGCAATACAGCTCTCGGCACGAGCCCGGACCGCCACGACGTGTCCGGTTTCACCGAGCCCCTCCGCTCTCATGGCGGGCTTACCGAACAGCGAGTGCCCTTCCTCGTAAACCGCAAGATCACAGAACTGCCTGCAGGCCACCGGTTGCGCAACTTCGACGCCTACTGGGTGGCCACCGCTCTCGCGTCCGGCCAGCAGCCGCCGAACTGA
- a CDS encoding TIGR03364 family FAD-dependent oxidoreductase — MPDNHVDTAVIGGGIVGLAHALAAAKRGDRVVLFERDDYSVGASIRNFGLIWPVGQRPGNVYARALKSREIWLDVAAESHMWCRDVGSLHLAHHPDEEAVLEEFLSTTPAAVEQGCRMVTPTEAAKRSAAVRTDGLRSALWSPTELNVDPRQAIPSVAYHLIAKYDADIRFGTTVRNISLPRVETTDGVWHAERVFVCSGNDFETLYPDTFAAASIVRCKLQMMRTARQPDAWQLGATLCGGLTLLHYDAFKHCTSLSTLNDRMLEELPFCRENGIHVLLSQTADGALTIGDSHHYAKTHHPFEDERVNAAIMQYLRTFAEAPDFEIAERWTGIYPSVPGATELVVQPEPGVTVVNGLGGAGMTLSFGLAEENLST; from the coding sequence ATGCCCGACAACCACGTCGACACCGCCGTCATCGGCGGCGGCATCGTCGGACTCGCACACGCACTCGCGGCAGCCAAACGTGGCGACCGTGTCGTCCTCTTCGAACGCGACGACTACTCCGTCGGTGCATCCATCAGAAACTTCGGCCTCATCTGGCCGGTCGGTCAGAGGCCCGGCAATGTCTACGCGCGCGCTCTGAAGAGCCGGGAGATCTGGCTCGATGTGGCGGCGGAGAGCCACATGTGGTGTCGGGACGTCGGGTCCCTGCATCTGGCTCACCACCCGGACGAGGAAGCCGTGCTGGAGGAGTTTCTCTCCACCACTCCGGCCGCCGTCGAGCAGGGTTGCCGCATGGTGACGCCCACGGAGGCGGCCAAGCGAAGCGCCGCAGTCCGCACCGATGGCTTGCGCTCGGCATTGTGGAGCCCCACCGAGCTCAATGTGGACCCGCGCCAGGCGATCCCGAGCGTCGCATACCACCTGATCGCAAAATACGACGCCGACATCCGCTTCGGCACCACTGTCCGCAACATCTCACTGCCTCGCGTCGAGACCACGGACGGTGTCTGGCATGCGGAGCGGGTGTTCGTCTGCAGCGGCAACGACTTCGAAACGCTCTACCCGGATACCTTCGCAGCCGCGTCAATCGTCCGCTGCAAGCTCCAGATGATGCGCACCGCTCGCCAGCCGGACGCCTGGCAATTGGGAGCAACGCTGTGCGGCGGCCTCACACTCTTGCACTACGACGCCTTCAAGCACTGCACATCGCTCAGCACCCTCAACGACCGGATGCTCGAGGAACTTCCTTTCTGCCGAGAGAACGGCATCCACGTCCTCCTGTCGCAGACCGCCGACGGTGCGCTCACCATCGGCGACAGCCACCACTACGCCAAGACCCACCACCCGTTCGAGGACGAACGGGTCAACGCGGCCATCATGCAATATCTGCGGACGTTTGCTGAGGCCCCCGACTTCGAGATAGCCGAACGCTGGACGGGTATCTATCCGTCGGTCCCAGGAGCAACGGAACTGGTGGTCCAGCCAGAACCGGGCGTCACCGTCGTCAATGGCCTCGGAGGAGCAGGTATGACACTGTCCTTCGGGCTCGCAGAGGAAAACCTCAGCACGTAG
- a CDS encoding adenylate kinase translates to MRIVLIGPPGAGKGTQARFLARDLSIPAISSGDLFRMHVERGTPLGQKAGAFIESGDLVPDELTTAMMADRIREPDAASGFLLDGFPRTVSQAQLLDDFLAEDESPLDAAVFLEVPDEVILARLTGRRNCEACGLISHVTFSPPRVPGRCDDCGNALSQRKDDREEIVRRRLVAYSHMTAPLVHRYAIGGILIRIDATLGVEEVRRQVVDGLYGRSLQAASEALS, encoded by the coding sequence ATGCGTATAGTCCTGATCGGGCCTCCCGGAGCGGGGAAGGGCACCCAAGCACGCTTCCTTGCCCGGGACCTGTCGATACCAGCGATCTCCAGTGGAGATCTGTTTCGCATGCATGTGGAACGCGGAACGCCGCTGGGACAGAAGGCCGGGGCCTTCATTGAGTCAGGAGACCTTGTCCCTGACGAGCTGACGACCGCGATGATGGCTGACCGGATCCGGGAACCGGACGCTGCGTCGGGCTTCTTGCTCGATGGGTTTCCGCGAACGGTCAGCCAGGCACAGCTGCTCGACGACTTCCTCGCGGAGGATGAGTCTCCACTGGATGCGGCAGTCTTCTTGGAAGTTCCCGATGAAGTAATCCTGGCACGCCTCACCGGTCGTAGAAACTGCGAGGCCTGTGGCCTCATCAGCCATGTCACGTTCTCGCCGCCTCGGGTTCCTGGACGATGCGACGATTGTGGCAACGCTCTGAGCCAGAGGAAGGACGACCGCGAGGAGATAGTGCGCCGACGTCTTGTCGCATACTCGCACATGACTGCGCCGTTGGTTCATCGATATGCAATTGGAGGAATTCTGATCAGGATTGATGCAACCCTGGGGGTGGAGGAGGTCCGTCGGCAGGTGGTGGATGGCTTGTACGGCCGGTCACTGCAGGCCGCCTCAGAGGCTCTCTCGTAA
- the acs gene encoding acetate--CoA ligase yields the protein MSNENVANLLKEERRFAPNAEIADGANVTAHTYAQANADELRFWKNQASRLTWSREPIQTLDWSSPPFAKWFADGELNVAYNCVDRHVEAGLGDRVAIHFEGEPGDSRAITYAELQRDVAQAAHALTALGVHAGDRVAIYLPMIPEAAVAMLACARIGAPHSVVFGGFSADALAARIADAGAQVVITADGGYRRGKQLALKPTVDQALTLDGVGHVRHVLVVRRTGQDVAMKDGRDEWWHEALAGQPEDHTPVAFGAEHPLFILYTSGTTGKPKGILHTSGGYLTQAAYTHHAVFDLKPETDVYWCTADVGWITGHSYIVYGPLANGATQVMYEGTPDAPHRGRFWEIIAKYGVSLLYTAPTAIRTFMKWGEHIPADYDLTSLRVLGSVGEPINPEAWIWYWEHIGGGRCPIVDTWWQTETGAMMISPLPGVTVTKPGAAQTPLPGISATVVDDGGNEAPDGVGGYLVLERPWPAMLRTIWGDDQRYIDTYWKRFGNRYFAGDGAKKDEDGDIWLMGRVDDVMLVSGHNISTAEVESALVSHPQVAEAAVVGVADATTGQAIVAFVIMRGGVPEDGPLAGELRAHVARTLGPIAKPQRVLCVPELPKTRSGKIMRRLLRDVAENRELGDVTTLTDPAVMHLIKDGLPTANNKS from the coding sequence TTGAGCAACGAAAACGTGGCCAATCTGTTGAAGGAGGAGCGGAGATTCGCTCCAAACGCCGAGATTGCCGACGGCGCCAACGTCACTGCGCACACCTACGCCCAGGCGAATGCCGACGAGCTCCGCTTCTGGAAGAACCAGGCAAGCAGGCTCACCTGGAGCCGTGAACCGATACAGACCTTGGACTGGTCCAGTCCGCCGTTCGCCAAGTGGTTCGCCGACGGAGAGCTGAACGTCGCGTACAACTGTGTCGACCGGCATGTGGAAGCCGGCCTGGGGGACCGGGTGGCGATTCACTTCGAGGGTGAGCCGGGAGACAGCAGAGCCATCACCTACGCCGAGCTTCAGCGTGATGTGGCGCAGGCAGCACATGCCCTGACAGCACTGGGGGTTCACGCCGGCGATCGGGTGGCCATCTACCTGCCGATGATTCCCGAGGCGGCGGTGGCAATGCTGGCTTGCGCCCGCATCGGCGCGCCGCACTCGGTGGTGTTCGGTGGATTCTCCGCCGACGCCCTGGCGGCCCGGATCGCCGACGCAGGTGCCCAGGTCGTCATCACCGCCGACGGCGGCTATCGCCGCGGCAAGCAGCTGGCCCTCAAGCCCACCGTGGACCAGGCACTCACGCTTGATGGTGTGGGGCACGTCCGTCATGTTCTGGTGGTCCGTCGTACCGGACAGGACGTTGCCATGAAGGATGGCCGCGATGAGTGGTGGCACGAAGCGCTGGCGGGGCAGCCCGAGGACCACACGCCCGTCGCATTCGGCGCCGAACACCCGCTCTTCATCCTGTACACCTCCGGAACCACCGGGAAACCGAAAGGCATCCTGCATACGTCGGGGGGATACCTCACCCAGGCCGCTTACACCCACCACGCCGTCTTCGATCTCAAACCGGAGACCGACGTGTACTGGTGCACCGCGGACGTGGGGTGGATCACCGGGCACTCGTACATCGTCTACGGGCCCTTGGCCAACGGCGCAACCCAAGTCATGTACGAAGGCACCCCGGACGCACCACATCGGGGCCGCTTCTGGGAGATCATCGCCAAATACGGGGTGTCACTCCTCTACACCGCCCCTACCGCGATTCGTACCTTCATGAAGTGGGGTGAGCACATCCCCGCCGATTACGACCTCACCTCACTCCGTGTGCTGGGGTCTGTCGGCGAACCGATCAATCCAGAGGCGTGGATCTGGTATTGGGAGCACATCGGTGGCGGGCGCTGCCCGATCGTGGACACCTGGTGGCAGACGGAAACCGGCGCAATGATGATCAGCCCTCTGCCGGGCGTCACGGTCACCAAACCCGGGGCCGCCCAGACGCCTCTGCCGGGCATCTCGGCCACCGTGGTGGACGACGGCGGAAACGAAGCGCCGGACGGTGTTGGCGGCTACCTCGTACTGGAACGGCCCTGGCCCGCGATGCTCCGAACCATCTGGGGCGACGATCAGCGTTACATCGACACGTACTGGAAGCGATTCGGGAACCGGTACTTCGCCGGCGACGGAGCGAAGAAGGACGAGGACGGCGACATCTGGCTGATGGGCCGGGTGGACGACGTGATGCTGGTGTCGGGTCACAACATCTCGACCGCGGAGGTCGAGTCGGCGCTCGTGTCCCATCCGCAGGTGGCCGAAGCGGCGGTCGTCGGTGTCGCTGATGCCACCACCGGACAGGCCATAGTCGCGTTCGTCATCATGCGCGGCGGAGTGCCCGAAGACGGGCCACTGGCAGGGGAGTTGCGCGCTCATGTCGCGCGGACACTCGGTCCGATTGCCAAGCCTCAGCGGGTCCTGTGCGTGCCGGAACTGCCCAAGACCCGTTCCGGGAAGATCATGCGCAGGCTCCTTCGAGACGTGGCTGAGAACCGTGAGTTGGGGGATGTCACCACTCTGACCGACCCCGCGGTGATGCACCTCATCAAGGATGGGCTCCCAACCGCGAACAACAAGAGCTGA